One genomic window of Psychrobacillus sp. INOP01 includes the following:
- a CDS encoding aminodeoxychorismate/anthranilate synthase component II — MILLIDNYDSFTYNLYQQISILGKEVKVVRNDAITISEIEDLNPEAIIISPGPGTPADAGISIDIIQKLFKKYPILGICLGHQSIGAAFGAKIVQAKTIMHGKISTLSYRSQALFESFDAPISVMRYHSLVIEEESLIDQLEILARAEDDNEIMAIKHVNYPLYGLQFHPESIGTEQGNRLMQSFIETLERNYVK, encoded by the coding sequence ATGATTTTATTAATCGATAACTACGATTCCTTTACGTATAATTTATATCAGCAAATAAGCATTCTTGGCAAAGAAGTAAAAGTTGTTCGTAATGATGCTATTACTATAAGTGAAATAGAAGATTTGAATCCAGAAGCGATTATTATTTCTCCTGGACCAGGCACTCCTGCTGATGCAGGTATTTCTATTGATATCATTCAGAAGTTATTTAAAAAATATCCGATATTAGGAATCTGTCTTGGTCATCAATCAATCGGAGCAGCTTTTGGGGCAAAAATTGTGCAGGCAAAAACGATTATGCACGGCAAAATATCAACCTTATCCTATCGTAGTCAAGCCTTATTCGAATCTTTTGATGCACCAATTTCCGTCATGCGATACCATTCGCTTGTAATAGAAGAAGAATCATTAATAGATCAACTGGAGATTCTTGCTAGAGCGGAGGATGACAATGAAATAATGGCTATCAAACATGTTAACTACCCTCTTTATGGTCTTCAATTTCATCCAGAATCTATTGGGACAGAGCAAGGTAATCGTTTGATGCAGTCATTTATCGAAACCCTTGAAAGAAATTATGTAAAATAA
- a CDS encoding DNA alkylation repair protein gives MNLEVVMQELEALGKERTKKIYISNGAHEPLFGVATGAMKPIVKKIKINQHLADELYATGNYDAMYFAGIIADPIAMTESDYDRWMDSAYFYMLSDYVVAVTLSESNIAQEVADKWIASGEELRISAGWSCYCWLLGNRKDIEFSETKISNMLDMVKNNIHESPERAKSAMNNFLYTVGTSYLPLHEKVVETAMEIGIVEVKRDNKKSSFLNAYESIQKEVDKGKIGFKRKHVRC, from the coding sequence ATGAATTTAGAGGTGGTTATGCAAGAGCTTGAAGCCCTTGGTAAGGAACGAACTAAAAAAATATACATATCTAATGGTGCTCATGAGCCGCTTTTTGGCGTGGCAACAGGTGCTATGAAGCCAATCGTAAAGAAAATAAAAATAAATCAGCATTTAGCTGATGAGTTATATGCCACAGGGAACTACGATGCAATGTACTTTGCTGGCATTATTGCAGACCCGATAGCAATGACGGAGTCGGATTATGACCGTTGGATGGATTCTGCGTATTTTTATATGCTATCCGATTATGTAGTCGCTGTAACATTATCAGAGTCAAATATTGCTCAAGAAGTTGCTGATAAATGGATTGCAAGTGGTGAAGAGCTGAGAATATCAGCGGGTTGGAGTTGTTACTGTTGGCTTTTGGGAAATCGAAAAGATATTGAATTTTCGGAAACCAAGATCTCTAATATGCTTGATATGGTAAAAAATAATATTCATGAATCGCCAGAACGAGCAAAATCCGCTATGAATAATTTTCTATACACAGTGGGAACTTCCTATTTGCCACTACATGAAAAGGTAGTCGAGACCGCAATGGAAATAGGAATAGTTGAAGTCAAACGAGACAATAAAAAAAGCAGTTTCCTAAATGCTTACGAAAGTATTCAAAAAGAAGTAGATAAAGGAAAAATTGGTTTTAAGCGCAAGCATGTAAGATGTTAA
- a CDS encoding VOC family protein, translated as MSAFIKRVGTTYIPVVDPEKSSIWYQEILGAIENFSNTDKAILEFADQSFFLVKAKIGEQTGFLDSYEQEHFSMTFEVDGIEQLIEFHDFLKEKGVRVGVIEDRGHPGNNFVFHDLDGNVFDVWSELSPTFKGK; from the coding sequence ATGAGTGCATTTATTAAAAGAGTGGGGACTACATACATACCTGTTGTAGATCCTGAGAAATCTTCAATATGGTATCAGGAAATACTTGGGGCTATTGAAAACTTTAGCAATACGGATAAAGCAATTCTAGAATTTGCTGACCAAAGCTTTTTTCTTGTCAAGGCTAAAATAGGGGAGCAAACTGGATTTTTGGATAGCTATGAACAGGAACATTTTTCAATGACTTTTGAAGTTGATGGTATAGAACAATTAATAGAGTTTCATGACTTTCTTAAGGAAAAGGGAGTACGTGTTGGGGTAATTGAAGATCGTGGGCATCCAGGCAACAATTTTGTTTTCCACGATTTAGATGGAAATGTGTTTGATGTATGGAGTGAATTGAGTCCTACTTTCAAGGGTAAATAG
- a CDS encoding sigma-70 family RNA polymerase sigma factor, with translation MVLLNIHDLKELMFQYTEHLIRLAYYVKDLQAAEDIVQEVFIKFYHNQNNYEERGELKAFLTKMTINKSKDYLKSWAYRKVQLQNKLFSPAGKRNTDELVRKDEQAIIGEAILELSLKQREVLIYFYFNEMTISEIAHILSIPESTVKTRLRRSKELLRNRLKGIEWEALLNE, from the coding sequence GTGGTTTTGTTAAATATTCATGACTTAAAAGAATTAATGTTTCAATATACAGAACACTTAATACGTTTGGCATACTACGTGAAGGACCTCCAAGCGGCCGAAGACATTGTCCAGGAAGTATTCATCAAATTTTATCATAATCAGAATAATTATGAAGAACGTGGTGAGTTAAAAGCTTTTTTAACAAAGATGACTATTAATAAAAGCAAAGATTATTTAAAAAGCTGGGCATATAGAAAAGTCCAACTACAAAACAAACTCTTTTCACCTGCTGGAAAAAGAAATACAGACGAATTAGTTAGAAAAGACGAGCAAGCAATTATTGGAGAAGCAATACTTGAATTATCCTTAAAACAGAGAGAAGTTCTGATTTATTTCTATTTCAACGAAATGACCATTTCTGAAATTGCACATATTTTATCCATTCCAGAAAGTACAGTAAAAACTCGATTAAGGCGTAGTAAAGAACTTTTAAGAAATCGACTGAAAGGAATAGAATGGGAGGCGCTTTTAAATGAATAA